Proteins from one Triticum aestivum cultivar Chinese Spring chromosome 7A, IWGSC CS RefSeq v2.1, whole genome shotgun sequence genomic window:
- the LOC123150261 gene encoding probable protein phosphatase 2C 54 isoform X1, whose product MRVDDADRPDSADAGAQKPAELPSPHMESVCENTTTADFKQSNFGNFLPNVRSGGWSDIGSRQYMEDTHVCIADLAKNFGYPTVDKEVVSFYGVFDGHGGKDAAHFVRDNLPRVIVEDADFPLELEKVVSRSFVQIDSQFADKCSHQRTLSSGTTALTAMIFGRSLLVANAGDCRAVLSRCGIAMEMSMDHRPCSLSEKLRVESLGGYVDDGYLNGLLGVTRALGDWHLEGMKEASRPGGGPLSAEPEIKLTTLTKDDEFLVIGSDGLWDVFSNQNAVDFARRRLQEHNDVKRCCREIVEEAIRRGATDNLTAVLVSFHLVAPPQIRVNQPRRVARSISADGLNSLRILLGSQ is encoded by the exons ATGCGCGTGGACGACGCCGACAGGCCCGATTCTGCAGACGCCGGAGCGCAGAAGCCCGCCGAGCTCCCCTCGCCTCAT ATGGAGAGTGTTTGTGAGAACACCACAACTGCTGATTTCAAGCAGAGTAACTTTGGAAATTTCCTTCCAAATGTTAGATCAGGCGGTTGGTCAGATATTGGAAGTCGCCAGTACATGGAAGATACCCATGTGTGTATTGCCGATCTAGCTAAAAACTTTGGTTATCCAACAGTGGATAAAGAAGTTGTTTCCTTTTATGGG GTCTTTGATGGGCATGGTGGAAAAGATGCTGCCCATTTCGTTCGCGATAATCTGCCAAGGGTCATTGTGGAAGATGCTGATTTTCCTCTGGAGCTTGAGAAAGTAGTGAGCAGATCCTTTGTGCAGATTGATAGTCAGTTTGCCGATAAATGCTCTCACCAGAGAACTCTGTCGTCCGGCACAACGGCACTTACAGCAATGATTTTTGGAAG GTCCCTTCTGGTCGCGAACGCTGGTGATTGCAGAGCAGTACTTTCCCGGTGTGGCATCGCAATGGAGATGTCGATGGACCACAGGCCCTGCAGCCTCAGCGAAAAGCTGCGGGTCGAGTCGCTCGGTGGCTACGTGGACGACGGCTACCTGAACGGTCTGCTGGGAGTCACCAGAGCCCTCGGCGACTGGCACCTCGAGGGAATGAAGGAGGCCAGCAGGCCCGGGGGAGGCCCCCTGAGCGCGGAGCCGGAGATCAAGCTGACCACGCTGACCAAGGACGACGAGTTCCTGGTGATCGGCAGCGACGGGCTGTGGGACGTCTTCTCGAACCAGAACGCCGTGGACTTCGCCCGGCGGCGCCTCCAGGAGCACAACGACGTGAAGCGCTGCTGCAGGGAGATCGTCGAGGAGGCGATAAGGCGCGGAGCCACAGACAATTTAACAGCAGTGCTGGTCTCATTCCACCTGGTGGCGCCTCCTCAGATCAGAGTGAATCAGCCACGTAGGGTGGCGCGGAGCATCTCGGCCGACGGGCTCAACAGCCTCAGGATACTCCTGGGAAGCCAATGA
- the LOC123150261 gene encoding probable protein phosphatase 2C 54 isoform X2 produces MWMESVCENTTTADFKQSNFGNFLPNVRSGGWSDIGSRQYMEDTHVCIADLAKNFGYPTVDKEVVSFYGVFDGHGGKDAAHFVRDNLPRVIVEDADFPLELEKVVSRSFVQIDSQFADKCSHQRTLSSGTTALTAMIFGRSLLVANAGDCRAVLSRCGIAMEMSMDHRPCSLSEKLRVESLGGYVDDGYLNGLLGVTRALGDWHLEGMKEASRPGGGPLSAEPEIKLTTLTKDDEFLVIGSDGLWDVFSNQNAVDFARRRLQEHNDVKRCCREIVEEAIRRGATDNLTAVLVSFHLVAPPQIRVNQPRRVARSISADGLNSLRILLGSQ; encoded by the exons ATGTGG ATGGAGAGTGTTTGTGAGAACACCACAACTGCTGATTTCAAGCAGAGTAACTTTGGAAATTTCCTTCCAAATGTTAGATCAGGCGGTTGGTCAGATATTGGAAGTCGCCAGTACATGGAAGATACCCATGTGTGTATTGCCGATCTAGCTAAAAACTTTGGTTATCCAACAGTGGATAAAGAAGTTGTTTCCTTTTATGGG GTCTTTGATGGGCATGGTGGAAAAGATGCTGCCCATTTCGTTCGCGATAATCTGCCAAGGGTCATTGTGGAAGATGCTGATTTTCCTCTGGAGCTTGAGAAAGTAGTGAGCAGATCCTTTGTGCAGATTGATAGTCAGTTTGCCGATAAATGCTCTCACCAGAGAACTCTGTCGTCCGGCACAACGGCACTTACAGCAATGATTTTTGGAAG GTCCCTTCTGGTCGCGAACGCTGGTGATTGCAGAGCAGTACTTTCCCGGTGTGGCATCGCAATGGAGATGTCGATGGACCACAGGCCCTGCAGCCTCAGCGAAAAGCTGCGGGTCGAGTCGCTCGGTGGCTACGTGGACGACGGCTACCTGAACGGTCTGCTGGGAGTCACCAGAGCCCTCGGCGACTGGCACCTCGAGGGAATGAAGGAGGCCAGCAGGCCCGGGGGAGGCCCCCTGAGCGCGGAGCCGGAGATCAAGCTGACCACGCTGACCAAGGACGACGAGTTCCTGGTGATCGGCAGCGACGGGCTGTGGGACGTCTTCTCGAACCAGAACGCCGTGGACTTCGCCCGGCGGCGCCTCCAGGAGCACAACGACGTGAAGCGCTGCTGCAGGGAGATCGTCGAGGAGGCGATAAGGCGCGGAGCCACAGACAATTTAACAGCAGTGCTGGTCTCATTCCACCTGGTGGCGCCTCCTCAGATCAGAGTGAATCAGCCACGTAGGGTGGCGCGGAGCATCTCGGCCGACGGGCTCAACAGCCTCAGGATACTCCTGGGAAGCCAATGA